TGGGACGCGCGGAGGCGTTCCCATTCCGGCGGTGCGTCGACCCACGGCCCGGTGAGCTCGCCGACGACCACCGGAAGCCCCGGTGCGGCGAGGTCGCGGCGCACGTCGCGGACGAGGGCGGCGAGGTTCTCTTCATAGGCCGGGATCGCGAGTTTCGGGTCGACGCCGTCGTTCCACCCGTGCCACCACACGAACCCCGTCAGTTCCCCGCGGCGCACGCCCGGCACGAGCGCGGGCACGGCGGCGACGGCCTCTTTCACGTCGGCGATCATCCGCGTGTAATACGGCCCCGGCGCCGGCACGTCTCTGCCGCGGGTGTCGGTGGTCGGGCCGACCGACGGCGGGCGGAAGTCGGCAAACAGGCTCTTGCCCCCCCACGCGGTCTTGACGAGCACCACCGGTTCGCCGCGCCGTGCGAAGAAGTCGCCGACGACGTGGCCGAACTGCAACTCGGGCCCGAAGTGGTGCCGTCCGCCGTAGACGGCGTAGCCCATGCCGAGCGGGCCGGCGAGGAGCGGCCGATTCTCGCGCTGGTAGGAGACGAACACGTCGTCGCGCGTGGTCCACGAGCCGTCGGTGCCGCGGAGGTGGGCGAACCGCGTGGCGAACGGCAGTTCGCGAAACAGCGTGGCGAGCGTGCCCTTGCCGTCGTTGTAGTCGCGCCCGTCGAGATCGACGACGGCCTGACCCTCCATGTTCGACTGGCCCGCGAGGACGAACACCCGCGCGACGCGCTCGCCCACCGGTGCCGGCTCGGCGGCGCAGGCGACCGCTACCGACGAGGCGAAGGCGGCGAGCCAGGCTCGCCGCGCCAGATGCAATTGCGAGTATCGGGCCGCGTGGCGATGGCGCATCGGGATCTCCGCGAACAGACGAGGCGACGATCGGAAGAAGCGTGGTGACGATCGCAACAAGAAAGATAACGACAACGGTCGCCCAGGGGTGTCGACATCCTTCCAACGCGACCGTGGGAGTCGATTTCAGGACGGTCACCGGGCTCGCGCTTGACCGTGGGGGCAGGCCCCGAGCCGGAGTCCTCGTGGACCTGTGGGGCTCGTCATCATGGCCTGCTACGATTCCGAGCATGAAACTTTCCATCGCGGTCCTGCCCGGCGACTACATCGGCCCCGAGGTCATGGATGTCGCCCTGCCGATCCTCGAGACCGTGCTCCGCCGGTCTGGCCACACCCTGGACCACGTCGTCTGCGACGTCGGCGGCACGGGGATCGACCGCCACGGCAAGGCGCTTCCCGATCCGACGCTCGAAGCCTGCCGTGCGGCCGATGGGATCCTCTTCGGATCGGTCGGGGGCCCGAAGTGGGAGGGCCTCCCGCCTTCCGAGCAGCCCGAGCGGGCAGCGCTGTTGCCGCTGCGCCGGCACTTCCGGCTGTTCGCGAACGTGCGCCCCGGGCGGCTCCTCCCGGCCCTCGTCGATACCTCGCCGCTGCGGCCCGACCGCATTCCCGACGGGATCGACATGGTCTGCATCCGGGAGTTGACCGGGGGACTCTATTTCGGTGCCAAATCGACCCGGCCGGTGCCTGCCGACGGCAGCCCCGATGGCGACGTCGAGGCGATCGACACGATGGTCTACCGCCGCTCGGAAATCGAGCGGATCACCGACGTGGCGATCGCCGCGGCGCGGGCGCGGCGGAAGCACCTCACGCTCGTCGACAAGGCGAACGTCCTCGAAACCTCGGTGCTCTGGCGGAAGGTGGTCGGCGAGAGAGTGCGGTCGCTCGCCCCCGACGTCAGCCTCACGACGATGTACGTCGACAACGCCGCGATGCAGCTCGTCTTGCGCCCCGCGCGATTCGATGTCTTGCTCACGGAGAACATGTTCGGCGACATCCTTTCCGACGAGATGGCCGTCGTCTGCGGGTCGCTCGGGATGCTGGCCTCGGCCTCGCTGGGGATCGGAGCGAATCGCCACAGCTTCCCGTTCGGGCTCTACGAGCCGGCCGGCGGGACGGCCCCCGACATCGCCGGGCAGGACAAAGCCAATCCCTGTGCGCAGGTCTTGTCGGCGGCGCTCATGCTCCGCCACTCGTTCGGCATGGAGGCCGAGGCGCGACAGATCGAAGCCGCGGTGGAGGGGGCGATCGCCTCCGGTATCCGCACGGCCGACATCGCCGCCGGCGGCCCGGCCGTGGGAACCCGTGCGCTGGGTGAAGCGATCCTCGCTCGGCTGTGACGGAAGCGGGCCAACTCAGGCTGTATCGCGATCTTCCTGCCCTGATCGGCCGCGATGCGGAAGATCCCGAACGGCTGCGACTGGCCATCGAAGCCGCATCGAGAGGTTACGTCCGGCGGCAGCCGGGACGCTCGCGAGCTGAGGGATAGAAGACCCCGGGGCGCCAGACGACCCCCCTCTGCACTCGCGATCTCCAGAAGGGTCGCTGCTTTATCCGGCAGCTCTTTCGCATAAGATTCGGTCATGCGACCTGCCCCGGCTGCGTCTGACAACTCTTCTGCCGATCTGGCACGGCTGCAGCATGAGTTGCTGCAAACGCGTGTCGCCCGAGCCCGGCGGCTGACCGAGGATCAGCGGCTGGCAGAGGCATTCGCCCTCACCAACGGCGTTCTCAGGCGCATGCACGAAGGGGTGATGGCCGAGTTGGAAACGGCGGATGCAGCAACCGCCTGGCGGGAGATTCGCAGGCGCTTGGAGCGACTTCGGTCGGTGCGAGCGCGAAGCGGGTTGCCGCCGAACGGTGCATCTGCCGACAGCGAGTAGGTACCGCGATGACCGTCGAACAGCTTGCCGCGGCGGTGATCAGCGCCTGTGAGCAGGCCGGTGTCGAGCACATGCTCACCGGAGCCTTTGCCACGAGTATCTACGGCGTTCCCCGTTCGACCAGTGACGTCGATGTCGTCGTCGATGCCGCTGACGGCGAACCGACCCAGCGTGTGGTGGCAGAGCTGATGCCAGTCGTGGTTTTTGATCCGCAGGTGCAGTTCGACACGTTGACATGGGGGCGTCGGCGCGTGGGGATGACACGGACCGACCCGCCGCTTGTCGTCGAGTGCTGGGAGCGACTGCCCGACGCGGTCCGGGCCGGGATGGTGGCGATGGTGAAGGCGACGGGGCGGAGCCATCGGGCCGTTGCTTGGCTGGCTGGCCGCGACGCGGCCAGGATTGTTAGGGATCGCAAACCCAGTCCAGAAAATGGCTTGCGTAAAGCGGATGCTGGAAAAATCGGCCGGCCGAAAAAGCCGGCGTCAGATTTACCGCCGTGGTGCCGTAGTCCTGACAGTGCGACCTCCTACCGGCCAAGAGGCTGGTAGATACTGCTCGAGAACCACGGATCCGCTCCTGCAAGCACCCACCCGTCGCGACGGCCATCGGCTGCCGACGGCAATCTGACCGGCGTTTTTCTCGCGGGGAGTTTTTCTCCTCGTGTCTGCCGGTGGTGCTTGGGTTTTCCCCGGGGTGAATATCCCGCGGAGAGCCTGCGCGGTGATTGCGTCTGCCGCCGGGGGAGTGTCGTGACGAGGTGCGTGCCTGTGCACCTCGTTACTCCCGAAGTCCGCCTGACCACCTGACACCCGCGTGCAAGCCTCCGATACCGCCTCGTGCCGTGGTCAGCGGCTGCGCCCGGTTTCGCCTTCCTGAATCTGCTGCGTCTTCGTTTTTGACCACTCTTCAAAGGAGAATGACTGATGAATGCGTTTTGCTTCAAGACTCTGGCCGCGCTCGTGCTGGTCGCGCTCTCGGCCGGAGCAGCCCGCGCCGTCACGATCGACATGGTGACGGTGGGGAACCCGGGAAATGCCAATGACACGACAGGCTATGGTGCCGTCGCCGACTCGTACCAGATCGGCAAGTACGGCGTGACGATCCAGCAGTACACGGACTTTCTGAACGCCGCTGCCAAGAGCGACCCCTACTCGCTCTACAACTCGAGTATGGCCACCGACCTGAACATTGCCGGGATACAGCGAAGCGGAGACAGTGGGTCGCACACCTACAGCGTGATCAACAACGGCGGCTTCAGCGGAAACCGACCGGTCACGTACGTCTCGTGGTTCGACGCGGCCCGTTTGCCAACTGGATGCAGAACGGCCAAGGGTCGGGGAGCACGGAGACAGGAGCGTACACGCTCGTGGGCG
This genomic interval from Planctomycetota bacterium contains the following:
- a CDS encoding sialate O-acetylesterase, with protein sequence MRHRHAARYSQLHLARRAWLAAFASSVAVACAAEPAPVGERVARVFVLAGQSNMEGQAVVDLDGRDYNDGKGTLATLFRELPFATRFAHLRGTDGSWTTRDDVFVSYQRENRPLLAGPLGMGYAVYGGRHHFGPELQFGHVVGDFFARRGEPVVLVKTAWGGKSLFADFRPPSVGPTTDTRGRDVPAPGPYYTRMIADVKEAVAAVPALVPGVRRGELTGFVWWHGWNDGVDPKLAIPAYEENLAALVRDVRRDLAAPGLPVVVGELTGPWVDAPPEWERLRASQKAVTQRDEFRGTTRFVPTRDFVRAPEQSPNPGHGHHEFGNAETYLLVGDALGRGMVELLDTRPR
- the leuB gene encoding 3-isopropylmalate dehydrogenase, with the protein product MKLSIAVLPGDYIGPEVMDVALPILETVLRRSGHTLDHVVCDVGGTGIDRHGKALPDPTLEACRAADGILFGSVGGPKWEGLPPSEQPERAALLPLRRHFRLFANVRPGRLLPALVDTSPLRPDRIPDGIDMVCIRELTGGLYFGAKSTRPVPADGSPDGDVEAIDTMVYRRSEIERITDVAIAAARARRKHLTLVDKANVLETSVLWRKVVGERVRSLAPDVSLTTMYVDNAAMQLVLRPARFDVLLTENMFGDILSDEMAVVCGSLGMLASASLGIGANRHSFPFGLYEPAGGTAPDIAGQDKANPCAQVLSAALMLRHSFGMEAEARQIEAAVEGAIASGIRTADIAAGGPAVGTRALGEAILARL